Genomic DNA from Vibrio sp. SNU_ST1:
GGCTTCGGCGTGTACGTATTATTTTTAATTTGGTTAGGCTGGTTTGTCTCGCGTAATCAAAAATCTGGCGAAGATTTCTTATTAGGTGGCCGTGGCCTACCTATGTTCTTAGTACTTGGTACAACAGTAGCGACGATGGTTGGTACGGGTTCAAGTATGGGTGCGGTTGGCTTCGGCTACGCAAATGGCTGGGCAGGTGCTCTGTACGGCATTGGTGGTGCGATAGGCATCCTATTACTTGCACTTTGGTTTGCTCCGGTTCGTAAACTGAACTTCATGACCATGAGTGAAGAGCTGGCTTATTATGTTGGCGCTAACCGCATCGTGAAAAACGTTGTAGGTGTACTGATTTTTGTAGCTTCGATTGGTTGGTTAGGCGCACACATTCTAGGTGGCGGCATGTACTTAGCATGGATTGCAGACATCGATCTCAACCTAGCGAAAATCATTATTGCTGCTGCATTCACTATTTACGTGGTGATCGGTGGTTACACAGCGGTTGTATGGACCGATACCATTCAAGCTATCATTCTTTTTGCTGGCTTCATCTTGATGGCGGTAATGTCAGTTGATTACATCGGCGGCATGGATAACCTTTACGCTGCGATGGACCCTGCTGCTACGAGCTTTTTAGCAATCGATAAACTGGGTCTTCTGCCTGCTGTGTCTCTGGCTGTGGTTATTGGTGTGGGTGTACTGGCGACGCCTTCATTCCGTCAACGTATCTACTCGGGTAAAGATGTATCAACCGTTCGTCGCTCATTTGTTGCATCGGGTGTGTTGTACCTTTTCTTCTCAATCATCCCTGCAATCATTGGTATGGCAGCACATGCCATTGACCCATCATTGGATAACGCGAACTACTCGTTCCCTTATGTTGCTGCAACGGTTCTTCCGGTTGGCGTTGGCATGATTGTTCTTATCGCGGGTCTTTCTGCAACCATGTCGAGCGCAAGTTCAGATGCGATAGCAGGTGTGTCTATCCTACTGCGTGATGTTTACGTTATGTTCACTGGCCGAGTACCAAACAAAGAGTCAATGATGAACTATTCTCGCTTGGCACTGATTGTGGTGATTGGTTTTGCACTGTTGTTCGCACTAACGTCAAACGACATCATTGGCTACATCACGAAAATGATTTCAACCGTAATGTCGGGCATGTTTGTGTGCGGTATGTTGGGTCGATTCTGGAAACGTTACAACTGGCAGGGTGCTCTTGCTACGCTAGCGGGTGCATCTGTGGCTTCATTTGTCGTAATGCTAAACGCAGACTACACGGCTTTCTGGGGTAACCCTGTGATTCCTTCTTGTCTAGTGGCTCTAACGGCTGGTGTGGTTGTAAGCTTATGTACTCCGGCTAACCAAGTGACACCAGAAATGGCAAAAGCAATTCTTGATGACGAGCGTGCTCTGATGGAAATGGAATTGTCAGACTCAGGTGTGCTTGAAGAAGAAGCGTCTTCTCAACGTCCTGCTAATCAAACAAGCTAATCTCAAACACTCCACAGCTAGTTAGTACAACAAACTCAGTACAACAAGTTGTGGAGTGGTTAGCTCAGGCTCTACTTTTTGGTAGGGCCTTCTTCCCCATTTATCTCTATTTTAGGATCTGCTATGCCTGCATCTTCTAACTTCAATATTGCTTTCTTTGGTGAGTGCATGGTCGAAATCAGCGGCTCTCCATTAACCAAAAAGTTTGGCGGTGACACGCTTAATACCGCGCTTTACCTTTCTCGCTTAACCCAACATCAAAACCTCTCTGTTCATTACGCGACGGGTCTGGGTAGCGATGAACTGTCTCAGAACATGGTTGATAACTGGCAGTTAGAGGGTATTCAAACCAATTTCGTTGAACGCATCCCAAGCAAGCTGCCCGGCTTGTACATGGTCGAAACCGACGAGACAGGCGAGCGACATTTTCACTACTGGCGCAACGATGCGGCGGTAAAGTTCTATTTTCAAATCGATAACTTAAACAAGCTTGAAATTGCCCTGACAGAGAAACAAGTCGACGCAGTTTATATCAGCGGTATCAGTATCGCGATCTTGGATGACACCTCTCGTGAGCGTTTATTCAAAGCTATTAGCGTGTTCTCAAACCAAGGCGGCAAGGTGATTTTTGATAACAACTATCGCCCGCAGCTTTGGAGCACCGAGCAAGCTCAATATTGGTACGCCAAGTTGCTGCCGCTGGTGGACATCGCATTGATTACCGAAGACGACGACCTGCTTGTGTGGGGTAACTCAGAGAGCGTTCAACAACGCTGCCTTCGTTTGGGTTGCCAAGAGATCGTCATCAAACGTGGCTGCGAGCCATGCAAGATTGTTCAAGTTGAACAGGGCAACATTGTTGAGAATTATGTCTCAGCGACTCGTGTTTCTAACGTGGTCGACACCTGCGCGGCGGGCGATTCATTCGCCGCGGGTTATTTAGCTGCGCGCCTTACTGGCGAGAGCGCTACCGACGCAGCCGAACTTGGCCACCAACTGGCTTCCATCGTTATTCAATACTCTGGCGCAATCATCCCCGTGAGCGCTATGAGCCAACTGATTAAAAAATAAAATAAAAGCGGAATTATTATGTCTCAAGAAATGATCAACAAACTTAAGCAATTCAAAGTTATCCCTGTTATCCAAATCAACAAGGTTGAACACGCGATTCCACTGGCAAAAGTGTTGGTAGAAAACGGCCTATCAGTTGCTGAAGTGACATTTCGCACTGAAGCGGCAGCAGACGCGATTCGTGCGATGCGTGACGCCTACCCAGAGATGTGTATCGGTGCTGGCACAGTATTAACGCCAGCGCAGATCGACCTTGCGAAAGAGTCGGGCAGCGAATTCATCGTAGCTCCGGGCCTGAATCCAAACACCGTAAAACGTTGCCAAGAAATCGGCATGCCAATCGTTCCGGGCGTAAACAACCCAAGCCAAGTTGAGCAAGCGCTGGAACTGGGCCTTAACTTCTTGAAGTTCTTCCCTGCAGAAGCTTCTGGCGGCATCAACATGGTGAAGTCTCTACTTGCGCCATACGTTGATGTGTCTTTAATGCCAACGGGCGGTATCGGTAAATACAACGTCAATGACTACCTAGCAGTGGATCGCGTGGTGTGCTGTGGTGGTACTTGGATGGTGTCGCCAAAGATGATCGAGAACGAGCAATGGGATGAGATTGCAGTATTGGTTCGTGAAGCGGTCGCTCTTGTTAACGAGCAATAAGCTTTTGAACTAGCGATAACGACCTTTCGAATGAGAGATAACGAGCAACAGCAGTGGCTGATGGTTCTGTTTTGTGAATCGCCTCCGATAAACAAAACAGAACCATGTCTATATAGGAAAACTAATAATGAAAAAAACTATATTATCCCTATTGATTTCAGGTTCAGTAGTGTCCCCAATGGCGTTAGCAATGGCTCCAAATACCGTTCTAAATTTAATGCCGTACCCACAGACGGTCGAGCTGCAGGCTGGGCAAGTTAAGGTCGACGGTAACTTTAAGGTTTACATCAAAGGCTTTCATTCTGATCGCGTTGAATACACTGCGAAACGCTTTATTGATCGCCTTGAGCGTCAGACGGGTGTACCGATCCTAAATTGGCAGGTGGATAGTGCAGACGAAGCGAACCTGATCATAGATATAGACGCGGCGCCAAAGTCTGAAGTACAGAACATCGACTCTGTAGAGTCCTACAAAATTACCACTCAGGGTGAACAAATCACGCTGAGCTCTCCAAGCCCATACGGCACTATTCACGGCATCGAAACCCTTTTACAGCTCGTTGAAACCACGGCGACTGGCTACCATATTCCTGCCGTAACAATTGTCGATGAACCTCGCTTTCGCTGGCGTGGTGTTTCTTACGATACCTCCCGTCACTTCATCGAATTTGATGTGCTAATTCGTCAGTTAGATGCGATGGCTTCGGCGAAGATGAATGTGTTCCATTGGCACTTCTGGGATGACCAAGGCATTCGCATTCAAACCGAATCATGGCCGCGTCTATGGTCTGAGACTGCCGATGGTAATTATTACACCAAAGATCAAGTTCGCTACCTAGTTGAATACGCCCGTAACCTTGGTATTCGTGTAATTCCAGAGGTCTCTCTACCGGGTCACTCTTCTGCGGTTGCTCACGCTTACCCGCGTTTGATGTCTGGCGGTGAAGGGCAAAACTACGAGCAAGAAAGAGGGTGGGGCGTATTTGAACCTCTCATGGACCCGCTGAACCCAGAAGTCTACGAGATGCTAGGTGATGTGTTTGACGAAGTGACCGAGCTGTTCCCTGATGAGTATTTCCATATCGGCGGCGATGAGCCAAATTACGCGCAGTGGAAAAACAGCGAAAAGCATCAACAGTTTATTGAAGAGAACAATATTGATGGCGAGCGTGGTCTGCAGTCTTACCTCAATGTAAAAGTT
This window encodes:
- a CDS encoding sodium:solute symporter family protein; this translates as MNSTLFLTGFGVYVLFLIWLGWFVSRNQKSGEDFLLGGRGLPMFLVLGTTVATMVGTGSSMGAVGFGYANGWAGALYGIGGAIGILLLALWFAPVRKLNFMTMSEELAYYVGANRIVKNVVGVLIFVASIGWLGAHILGGGMYLAWIADIDLNLAKIIIAAAFTIYVVIGGYTAVVWTDTIQAIILFAGFILMAVMSVDYIGGMDNLYAAMDPAATSFLAIDKLGLLPAVSLAVVIGVGVLATPSFRQRIYSGKDVSTVRRSFVASGVLYLFFSIIPAIIGMAAHAIDPSLDNANYSFPYVAATVLPVGVGMIVLIAGLSATMSSASSDAIAGVSILLRDVYVMFTGRVPNKESMMNYSRLALIVVIGFALLFALTSNDIIGYITKMISTVMSGMFVCGMLGRFWKRYNWQGALATLAGASVASFVVMLNADYTAFWGNPVIPSCLVALTAGVVVSLCTPANQVTPEMAKAILDDERALMEMELSDSGVLEEEASSQRPANQTS
- a CDS encoding bifunctional 4-hydroxy-2-oxoglutarate aldolase/2-dehydro-3-deoxy-phosphogluconate aldolase, producing the protein MSQEMINKLKQFKVIPVIQINKVEHAIPLAKVLVENGLSVAEVTFRTEAAADAIRAMRDAYPEMCIGAGTVLTPAQIDLAKESGSEFIVAPGLNPNTVKRCQEIGMPIVPGVNNPSQVEQALELGLNFLKFFPAEASGGINMVKSLLAPYVDVSLMPTGGIGKYNVNDYLAVDRVVCCGGTWMVSPKMIENEQWDEIAVLVREAVALVNEQ
- a CDS encoding sugar kinase, producing the protein MPASSNFNIAFFGECMVEISGSPLTKKFGGDTLNTALYLSRLTQHQNLSVHYATGLGSDELSQNMVDNWQLEGIQTNFVERIPSKLPGLYMVETDETGERHFHYWRNDAAVKFYFQIDNLNKLEIALTEKQVDAVYISGISIAILDDTSRERLFKAISVFSNQGGKVIFDNNYRPQLWSTEQAQYWYAKLLPLVDIALITEDDDLLVWGNSESVQQRCLRLGCQEIVIKRGCEPCKIVQVEQGNIVENYVSATRVSNVVDTCAAGDSFAAGYLAARLTGESATDAAELGHQLASIVIQYSGAIIPVSAMSQLIKK